Proteins encoded together in one Epinephelus moara isolate mb chromosome 2, YSFRI_EMoa_1.0, whole genome shotgun sequence window:
- the irf2bp1 gene encoding interferon regulatory factor 2-binding protein 1 — translation MSSPSSSRRQWCYLCDLPKMPWTVVWDFSEVVCRGCVNYEGANQIEFLIASARQLKRTHGMQDGNVRSPGPSSNKHGTSGRGDASADGGRPHTDRYERGGRGESTVSAIRVPPNGLHRDGQPPQEVNRQSPSGSRRPMLGAAIPPSLVTQSIAGIPHGLLAGMPAGLTARTAPMSSPMIFPAPVLAEMSRRQLGIGMGMAPFITPELERELSSSQNQPKIQTQVHTALAGSSASKSTGLPSSSSTLAGGVSQTSPKPASSPARQPRPLTARSGGEPLGSSTSAEAATTAAALPHSGASELGSASGSSTHSTGNTLSCTLCHERLEDTHFVQCPSVPGHRFCFPCTRVYIQSRRGDGEVYCPSGERCPLDNSPNSPPWAFMQGEVSTILGTAGAGAPSAAASGAGNGPGPGAAAASAAGSGAASGAGAASGDVTVKKERET, via the exons ATGTCGTCCCCGTCCTCCTCCAGGCGCCAGTGGTGCTACCTGTGCGACCTGCCAAAGATGCCGTGGACTGTGGTGTGGGACTTTAGTGAAGTAGTTTGCCGTGGCTGCGTGAACTACGAAGGAGCTAATCAGATTGAGTTCCTTATAGCGAGTGCCCGACAGCTAAAACGGACTCACGGGATGCAGGACGGTAACGTCAGATCACCTGGTCCCTCGTCCAATAAACACGGCACATCTGGCAGAGGAGATGCTTCAGCGGACGGAGGCAGGCCGCACACGGACCGCTACgaaaggggaggaagaggagaaagtaCCGTGTCAGCTATTCGTGTACCGCCCAACGGGCTGCACCGTGACGGCCAGCCGCCTCAAGAAGTGAACCGTCAGAGTCCAAGCGGCAGCCGACGACCCATGCTCGGCGCTGCCATCCCTCCTAGTTTAGTAACTCAAAGTATTGCAGGCATTCCCCATGGGCTACTTGCGGGCATGCCGGCGGGTCTGACCGCCAGGACAGCCCCTATGAGCAGCCCCATGATCTTCCCTGCCCCGGTGCTGGCTGAGATGAGCCGCAGGCAGCTGGGGATAGGGATGGGGATGGCCCCTTTTATCACTCCGGAGCTGGAGCGAGAGCTCAGTTCATCCCAGAATCAGCCCAAGATACAGACGCAGGTCCACACTGCTCTGGCTGGCAGCAGCGCCAGCAAGAGTACAGGGCTCCCTTCTTCGTCCTCGACTCTGGCTGGAGGTGTAAGCCAGACAAGCCCAAAGCCTGCCTCATCTCCAGCCAGGCAGCCACGCCCCCTAACCGCGAGGTCCGGAGGGGAGCCCCTGGGATCCAGCACCTCAGCAGAGGCTGccaccacagctgcagctttacCCCACAGTGGTGCCTCTGAGCTGGGGTCAGCGTCTGGCAGCAGCACCCATTCAACCGGAAACACTCTGTCCTGCACCTTGTGTCATGAGAGGCTGGAAGACACACACTTTGTTCAGTGTCCATCAGTGCCAGGCCatag GTTCTGCTTTCCCTGCACCAGAGTATACATCCAGAGCCGGCGAGGTGATGGGGAGGTGTATTGCCCCAGCGGAGAGCGCTGTCCGTTAGACAACTCTCCAAACAGTCCCCCATGGGCCTTCATGCAGGGAGAAGTCTCCACTATTCTTGGCACTGCTGGAGCAGGAGCTCCATCAGCTGCTGCATCTGGAGCCGGGAACGGGCCCGGCCctggagctgcagctgcttcCGCAGCAGGGAGCGGAGCTGCCAGTGGAGCCGGAGCTGCCAGTGGAGATGTCACCgtcaagaaagagagagagacgtgA
- the polr1g gene encoding CD3e molecule, epsilon associated protein, translating into MPRDISSSSSEDEEDNNATESHEQQKETDKKASRYQCPADFVSFHHKPCSSTLTESLKNNKNELWLIKAPASFNPECFSGIKVPLSGLQTLKVPTAAGGAKTGSGQQIYSILASTHGTSDLCLLTRDKQSSDTMVFGPSFSGLMNVCESYGDSSTNQAPQVIPAAPAPSIPPGLKQRFHPFGSKTPTLTCVAESEVDGAAFGPSSATLRPLVVKRFVEETWQEEEDEEEGRKKKKKKKKEKRIKTEREEEVEEVVRVKEEPVTEVQDEVMMELPLQEGDVSEERRKKKKKKRDREREEVEEGIEPSVTVKEEEVTVKCEPMDPSYGDVVEGSGKKKKKKKKSKTDDE; encoded by the exons atgccTAGAGACATATCGTCGTCATCTAGCGAAGACGAAGAGGACAATAATGCTACAGAATCCCACGAACAGCAAAAAGAAACCG ATAAGAAGGCCAGCAGGTACCAGTGTCCTGCTGACTTTGTGTCTTTCCACCACAAGCCCTGCAGCAGCACTCTCACAGAGAGTCTGAAGAACAACAAGAATGAATTATGGCTCATCAAAGCTCCTGCCAGCTTTAATCCAGAATG TTTCAGTGGCATCAAGGTGCCCCTCTCAGGTCTCCAGACCCTGAAGGTTCCTACCGCTGCAGGTGGAGCAAAGACTGGGAGTGGCCAGCAGATCTACAGCATCCTTGCATCCACCCATGGTACCTCAGATCTCTGCCTGCTCACCAGGGACAAGCAATCATCAGATACCATGGTCTTTGGCCCCAGTTTTTCAGGTctgatgaatgtgtgtgagagctATGGAGACAGCAGCACCAACCAGGCCCCTCAGGTCATCCCTGCAGCTCCAGCACCCTCCATACCGCCGGGGCTGAAACAGCGGTTTCACCCGTTTGGCAGTAAGACCCCCACTCTGACATGTGTGGCAGAGAGTGAGGTGGATGGAGCCGCCTTCGGGCCCTCGTCTGCAACTCTCCGCCCCTTGGTAGTCAAACGATTTGTGGAAGAAACAtggcaggaggaagaggatgaggaagaagggaggaaaaagaaaaagaagaaaaagaaagaaaagcgaATAAAGACAGAGCGAGAAGAGGaagtggaggaggtggtgagaGTGAAAGAGGAACCTGTAACAGAAGTTCAGGACGAAGTGATGATGGAGCTCCCCCTCCAGGAGGGCGATGTTtcagaggaaaggaggaaaaagaagaagaaaaagagggacagggagcgagaggaggtggaggagggcatCGAGCCCAGTGTCACGGTGAAGGAGGAAGAGGTAACAGTGAAATGTGAACCAATGGACCCTTCATATGGTGATGTAGTGGAGGGCtcaggaaagaagaagaaaaagaagaagaaaagcaaaaCTGATGACGAGTAA